One segment of Erigeron canadensis isolate Cc75 chromosome 2, C_canadensis_v1, whole genome shotgun sequence DNA contains the following:
- the LOC122587693 gene encoding uncharacterized protein LOC122587693, with the protein MAECVDLVEQGESSRPFIPGMVVDRDRYGADERLMAAYFNENPKYSLKSFRRRFCMSRPMFMHIVIDIISYSSRNPGPVPLHFKRMQDKQLDARGKPGFSTIQKCVCAIRQLAYGYNLDSLDEYLQMGEETTRCYLDYYCKCVFELYQDEYWHRPTPEDIKRLYARHEELHGFPGMLGSIDCMHWPWKNCPKAWQVGSNNDINVLNQSPLFREIIEDRAPDSSFTVNGTHYKKDYYLADDIYPEWSTFVKSYSCSQDEK; encoded by the exons ATGGCCGAATGTGTTGATTTGgttgaacaaggtgaatcatCAAGACCATTCATACCCGGTATGGTCGTCGACAGAGATCGATATGGTGCTGACGAGCGCCTAATGGCGGCTTACTTTAACGAAAACCCAAAGTATTCGTTGAAGAGCTTTAGGCGACGATTCTGTATGTCTAGACCTATGTTCATGCACATTGTGATCGACATAATATCATACTCATCTCGCAATCCAGGTCCTGTGCCTTTGCATTTTAAAagaatgcaagacaagcagcTTGATGCCCGAGGAAAGCCTGGTTTCAGCACCATCCAAAAGTGTGTTTGTGCCATACGTCAATTGGCGTATGGCTACAATCTCGACTCGCTTGACGAGTATCTACAAATGGGTGAAGAAACAACAAGGTGTTATTTAGACTATTACTGTAAGTGTGTGTTCGAACTTTACCAGGATGAATACTGGCACAGACCAACACCAGAGGACATAAAACGCTTGTACGCTCGACATGAAGAGCTTCATGGCTTCCCAGGCATGCTTGGAAGCATTGATTGCATGCACTGGCCTTGGAAGAACTGTCCCAAGGCATGGCAAG TTGGTTCGAACAACGATATAAATGTTCTGAACCAATCGCCTTTATTTAGAGAAATCATTGAAGATCGTGCGCCTGATAGCTCGTTCACTGTTAATGGCACCCACTACAAAAAGGATTACTATCTCGCAGACGACATTTATCCCGAATGGTCGACTTTTGTAAAGTCGTATTCATGCTCTCAAGATGAGAAGTag